From Thermobifida halotolerans, a single genomic window includes:
- a CDS encoding NlpC/P60 family protein — protein MKWPFARRLAAAALLVTASAACASASAGTYAIPDQVEGIPDVVLRAYGQAAAAAAEIAPDCTGMRWSVVAGIGQEESHHGTLNGASADTAGDITPPIIGVALDGGVINDRGDTVQAISDTDGGRYDRDPKWDRAVGPMQFIPATWETWGKDGNGDGVADPHNIVDAAYAAVAYLCGTGKTNLNDPAQLRDALYRYNHSSAYVENVYNHIQEYDAIPVATAGGYGAGASGAAATAIAWATQHVGSPYVWGGQCMDPLKTIEGPRGSPTAKDRYHNCDCSSLVQQAYAAAGVSLTRTTTTQFAQDDLLAIEPVNGRGSALTDQDLAALQPGDLIYFASEGAPGAPPTHVGMYLGNRQMIHAPNSRRDIEIIDLKADRGGYYMGGGARYWGTRRVVG, from the coding sequence TTGAAGTGGCCTTTTGCGCGCCGATTGGCCGCGGCGGCCCTCCTGGTCACGGCGTCCGCGGCGTGCGCGTCGGCCTCCGCCGGCACCTACGCCATTCCTGACCAGGTCGAAGGCATCCCCGACGTGGTGCTGCGGGCCTATGGCCAGGCTGCTGCGGCGGCGGCGGAGATCGCCCCGGACTGCACGGGGATGCGGTGGAGTGTGGTGGCCGGAATCGGCCAAGAAGAATCTCACCACGGCACGCTCAACGGCGCTTCGGCCGACACGGCCGGAGACATCACCCCGCCGATCATCGGTGTGGCGCTCGACGGCGGGGTGATCAACGACCGCGGGGACACGGTGCAGGCCATTTCCGACACCGACGGCGGCCGCTACGACCGCGACCCGAAGTGGGACCGGGCGGTCGGGCCGATGCAGTTCATTCCCGCGACGTGGGAGACCTGGGGCAAGGACGGCAACGGCGATGGAGTGGCCGACCCGCACAACATCGTCGACGCCGCCTACGCCGCGGTCGCTTACCTGTGCGGCACCGGAAAGACCAACCTCAACGACCCCGCCCAACTACGAGACGCCCTCTACCGCTACAACCACTCCAGCGCCTACGTGGAGAACGTCTACAACCACATCCAGGAATACGACGCCATTCCCGTGGCGACGGCCGGAGGCTACGGCGCGGGCGCCTCAGGAGCCGCCGCTACGGCGATCGCCTGGGCCACCCAGCACGTGGGATCGCCGTACGTGTGGGGCGGCCAGTGCATGGACCCCCTGAAAACCATCGAGGGCCCGCGCGGCAGCCCCACCGCGAAGGACAGGTACCACAACTGCGACTGCTCCTCCCTGGTCCAGCAGGCCTACGCCGCCGCCGGGGTGTCCCTGACGCGCACCACCACGACGCAGTTCGCGCAGGACGACCTGCTGGCCATCGAACCGGTCAACGGCCGCGGCTCCGCACTGACCGACCAGGACCTGGCCGCCCTGCAACCAGGAGACCTCATCTACTTCGCCTCCGAAGGCGCCCCCGGCGCTCCCCCGACCCACGTCGGCATGTACCTGGGCAACCGGCAGATGATCCACGCCCCCAACTCGCGACGCGACATCGAGATCATCGATTTGAAGGCCGACCGGGGCGGCTACTACATGGGCGGAGGAGCCCGCTACTGGGGCACCAGGCGCGTGGTCGGGTGA